From Clarias gariepinus isolate MV-2021 ecotype Netherlands chromosome 2, CGAR_prim_01v2, whole genome shotgun sequence, one genomic window encodes:
- the bub1 gene encoding mitotic checkpoint serine/threonine-protein kinase BUB1 isoform X1 → MDVQFYLQRFESGMSSYTGDDPLDSWDKFVDFLDSRLPPEERSKVCMVLERLVQTFLQDKRYHNDLRFINHCIRCASYQPDPVRVYGQVHGCGVGTRSAALYIGWAQQCEGRSLILQAEQVYQRALENRAEPHDTLQTQYRLFQSRTGRPQTSPSEAVSTALQDSQLVNQQLRQRDSVQPHCKDVATSQVLPGKTIHIISRSENRPRPGGGGGGATQCVSMYCVGELVCEGAELSFEELRARHHFNKLRQQELQRQQEEVRRRYEEEEQDVVRMKRLLEELNSKLTDEPQVLTGPRLIQTTDQSGAVGGPCVSEASLTHHTDTAFTQRLQHTHTHSPVHQSVCVSREEALGVRAECTGHTQQPEPLECDADAQEEAETHVNADVSHGGFNHSHVTPNTSLGLLSATPSRALPSPTVNTREALDLIGNMFQGPTLFQDSVFDTTHVSTAPEEDSFERSCRVTGCAPPSVKAPPSAPFMIYQDENNEKKSLDPDVKPQSAAVRALMEIPVSKANVTPLGAESLTDESTMWGPGHAPMAPLPNHTQDFALFSHLVSTPLAPVTPCCRDTHHHSQAEGGADENPYQRQPAKLSPILEQSPLEEKQRGGGGGECTLTAQGTIVGECVSLQGHAHSLTQHSQNHSAIGRQALAPLCGSAPPPFSDRGASSGEDLDAWHKPSWSVYQSPHAETGGRHSERETERDQVSSYLSVLPPDSTHMPRVSLSGRTSSGSDGTRSVSLARSSVAPHAPASNPDLTSSRLRPFGELEPETSSSLNVFREAEVDSAHSPLSDPEEADLLLPERSFNMTRSVSLMLENLRVQQRKSLTVPRSPGREAPMSPEPAPGFGWLRVESPVRPTEPDLDVMAESPRLTSGPGWTVYSDRHSSSVPERDVPMSPAPEPGLNWICSESPVWGREADLDVMMSPPQKSTGGRGGEGSRHLGCEDVPMSPSLTSAPPTTPVLVSDPWDEALIVSLLAGLRTPLTSHPSLSTWSCCVPSISPKLTVQMGDTSLRVDSVVGQGAFATVYQASTLNSAHRVILKVQKPSNPWEFYINGELDSRVEPRARHLYNRLHAAHLFSNGSVLLGELHTCGTLLNVINVYKSRSEKVMPPPLVLYFTVCILDMVERLHAAHVIHADIKPDNFMLGDRFLENKDLSEENLEHGLVLIDFGQSIDMTLFPDGAQFTAHCMTSGFQCTEMLSGRPWTYQTDYFGVAGTVYCMLFGSYMQVRNDGGVWKTGGVFKRNPHSDLWQEFFHVLLNVPDCNSLPSLRALRERVSAALLENYSTKLLGLKNRLVVQILESRSSRR, encoded by the exons ATGGACGTGCAGTTCTATCTACA GAGGTTTGAGTCCGGGATGAGCAGCTACACTGGAGATGATCCTCTGGACTCCTGGGATaa GTTTGTGGACTTCCTGGACTCCAGACTTCCCCCTGAGGAGAGGAGTAAGGTGTGTATGGTGCTGGAGCGCCTGGTGCAGACCTTCCTGCAGGACAAACGCTACCACAACGACCTCCGCTTCATCAACCACTGCATccgctgt gccAGTTACCAGCCGGACCCGGTGCGAGTGTACGGTCAGGTGCACGGGTGCGGTGTGGGGACGCGGTCGGCCGCTCTGTACATCGGCTGGGCTCAGCAGTGTGAGGGGCGGAGTCTAATCCTGCAGGCCGAGCAGGTCTATCAGAGAGCGCTGGAGAACCGCGCGGAACCTCACGACACCCTGCAGACCCAATACAG GTTGTTCCAGAGCAGGACAGGACGGCCTCAGACGTCTCCCTCAG aagCAGTCAGCACTGCTCTACAGGATTCCCAGCTGGTCAATCAGCAGCTCCGTCAGAGAGACAGCGTACAGCCTCACTGTAAG GATGTGGCAACCTCACAGGTTCTTCCAGGCAAAACCATCCACAT TATCTCGCGCTCAGAGAACCGTCCTCGGcccggcggcggcggcggcggtgcgactcagtgtgtgtccatgtacTGTGTGGGCGAGCTGGTGTGTGAGGGGGCGGAGCTGAGCTTCGAGGAGCTGAGGGCACGACACCACTTCAACAAACTCAGACAGCAGGAGCTGCAGAGGCAGCAAG aggaggtGAGGAGGAGAtatgaggaggaggagcaggacgTGGTGAGGATGAAGAGGCTGTTAGAGGAGCTGAACAGCAAACTGACTGATGAgccacag gttctCACAGGGCCACGCCTTATCCAGACCACCGACCAATCAGGAGCCGTGGGCGGGCCGTGTGTGTCCGAGGCGtctctcacacaccacacagacACCGCATTTACTCAGagactgcaacacacacacacacacagtcccgtacaccagagtgtgtgtgtgagtcgaGAGGAGGCGCTCGGTGTCAGGGCCGAGTGTACGGGTCACACTCAACAACCGGAACCTCTCGAgtg TGACGCAGACGCTCAGGAAGAAGCTGAAACACACGTGAACGCAGACG TGTCTCACGGTGGCTTTAATCACTCTCACGTCACCCCCAACACGTCCCTGGGTCTCCTCTCAGCCACGCCTTCACGTGCACTTCCCTCTCCCACCGTCAACACCAGGGAGGCCCTGG atctgATCGGGAACATGTTCCAGGGGCCGACTCTGTTCCAGGACTCGGTGTTCGACACCACACACGTCAGCACTGCTCCAGAGGAGGACAGCTTCGAGAGGAGCTGCAGGGtcaccg gttgtgCACCCCCCTCGGTGAAGGCTCCCCCCTCAGCACCATTCATGATTTATCAGGACGAAAACAACGAGAAGAAAAG cctgGACCCGGACGTGAAGCCCCAGTCTGCAGCGGTCCGTGCGCTGATGGAGATCCCGGTCTCTAAAGCCAAC GTCACACCCCTGGGGGCGGAGTCTCTTACTGATGAAAGCACGATGTGGGGTCCTGGACACGCCCCCATGGCCCCCCTCCCCAATCACACGCAGGACTTCGCTCTCTTCTCCCACCTGGTGTCCACTCCGCTCGCCCCCGTTACACCCTGCTGCAGGGACACACACCACCACAgccaag CGGAGGGCGGAGCCGACGAGAACCCGTATCAGCGCCAGCCCGCCAAACTCAG CCCCATCCTGGAGCAGAGCCCCCTGGAGGAGAAGCAGCGCGGCGGCGGCGGTGGCGAGTGCACCCTCACCGCTCAGGGGACCATCGTGGGCGAGTGCGTCAGTCTGCAGGGACACGCCCACTCTCTGACGCAGCACAGTCAGAACCACAGCGCCATCGGCAGGCAGGCGTTAGCGCCGCTCTGTGGGTCGGCTCCGCCCCCCTTTTCCGACCGGGGCGCGTCATCCGGCGAGGATCTCGACGCCTGGCACAAACCCAGCTGGAGCGTCTACCAGAGTCCACACGCGGAGACGGGAGGGAGACACAGTGAgcgcgagacagagagagaccagGTCAGCTCGTACCTGAGCGTCCTGCCGCCTGACTCCACCCACATGCCCCGGGTCAGCCTGAGCGGCAGAACCTCCTCCGGGTCCGACGGCACCCGGTCCGTCTCACTCGCTCGGAGCTCTGTCGCACCACACGCACCCGCCTCGAACCCAGACCTTACCTCCAGCAGGCTCCGCCCCTTCGGAGAGCTCGAACCCGAGACCTCCAGCAGCCTGAACGTCTTCCGCGAGGCGGAGGTTGACTCCGCCCACTCGCCGCTGTCGGACCCAGAAGAAGCGGATCTCCTCCTTCCTGAAAGGTCCTTCAACATGACCAGGTCTGTAAGTCTGATGTTGGAGAACCTACGAGTCCAGCAGCGCAAATCCCTCACGGTTCCGCGAAGCCCGGGTCGGGAAGCTCCCATGAGTCCGGAACCGGCCCCGGGGTTCGGCTGGCTCCGGGTGGAGAGTCCAGTCCGGCCTACCGAACCCGACCTGGACGTGATGGCGGAGTCGCCGCGTCTGACCTCCGGACCTGGCTGGACCGTGTACTCGGACCGGCACTCGTCCTCGGTTCCGGAGCGGGACGTTCCCATGAGTCCTGCTCCAGAACCGGGCCTGAACTGGATCTGCTCAGAGAGCCCCGTGTGGGGGAGGGAGGCGGACCTGGACGTGATGATGTCGCCACCGCAGAAGAGTacaggggggagggggggggagggATCCCGACACCTGGGGTGCGAGGACGTCCCCATGAGTCCCTCCCTGACATCGGCTCCGCCCACGACGCCAG tgttggtCTCTGACCCGTGGGATGAAGCCCTGATCGTGTCTCTCCTCGCTGGTCTGCGCACTCCTCTGACCTCTCACCCCTCCCTGAGCACCTGGTCCTGCTGTGTCCCCTCCATCAGCCCCAAACTCACTGTACAGATGg GTGACACGAGCTTGCGTGTGGACAGCGTGGTGGGTCAGGGAGCGTTCGCCACTGTCTATCAGGCCTCCACCCTGAACTCCGCCCACAGAGTCATTCTGAAG GTACAGAAGCCCTCGAACCCGTGGGAGTTTTACATCAACGGTGAGCTGGACAGTCGCGTGGAGCCGCGAGCGCGTCACCTGTACAACCGCCTGCACGCCGCTCACCTCTTCAGTAACGGCAGCGTGCTCCTGGGCGAGCTGCACACCTGCGGCACGCTGCTG AACGTGATAAACGTGTATAAGAGCCGCAGTGAGAAGGTGATGCCGCCGCCCCTCGTGCTCTACTTTACCGTGTGTATCCTCGACATGGTGGAGCGCCTGCACGCCGCGCACGTCATCCACGCCGACATCAAACCCGACAACTTCATGCTgggagacag gttccTGGAGAACAAGGACCTGAGTGAGGAGAACCTGGAGCACGGTTTGGTTCTGATTGATTTTGGTCAGAGTATCGATATGACTCTGTTCCCTGATGGAGCTCAGTTCACAGCCCACTGCATGACCTCGGGCTTCCAGTGCACAGAGATGCTCAGCGGCCGCCCCTGGACAtatcag ACGGATTACTTCGGCGTGGCCGGCACTGTGTACTGCATGCTCTTTGGCTCGTACATGCAGGTGAGGAACGACGGAGGAGTGTGGAAGACCGGTGGAGTGTTTAAgag gaACCCTCACAGTGATCTCTGGCAGGAGTTCTTCCACGTGTTATTAAATGTTCCCGATTGCAATTCTTTGCCGAGTTTGCGTGCTCTACGTGAGCGAGTGAGCGCCGCCCTGCTGGAGAACTACAGCACCAAACTGCTCGGCCTCAAGAACCGTCTGGTCGTGCAGATCCTCGAGTCCAGGAGCTCCCGCAGATAG
- the bub1 gene encoding mitotic checkpoint serine/threonine-protein kinase BUB1 isoform X2, whose protein sequence is MDVQFYLQRFESGMSSYTGDDPLDSWDKFVDFLDSRLPPEERSKVCMVLERLVQTFLQDKRYHNDLRFINHCIRCASYQPDPVRVYGQVHGCGVGTRSAALYIGWAQQCEGRSLILQAEQVYQRALENRAEPHDTLQTQYRLFQSRTGRPQTSPSAVSTALQDSQLVNQQLRQRDSVQPHCKDVATSQVLPGKTIHIISRSENRPRPGGGGGGATQCVSMYCVGELVCEGAELSFEELRARHHFNKLRQQELQRQQEEVRRRYEEEEQDVVRMKRLLEELNSKLTDEPQVLTGPRLIQTTDQSGAVGGPCVSEASLTHHTDTAFTQRLQHTHTHSPVHQSVCVSREEALGVRAECTGHTQQPEPLECDADAQEEAETHVNADVSHGGFNHSHVTPNTSLGLLSATPSRALPSPTVNTREALDLIGNMFQGPTLFQDSVFDTTHVSTAPEEDSFERSCRVTGCAPPSVKAPPSAPFMIYQDENNEKKSLDPDVKPQSAAVRALMEIPVSKANVTPLGAESLTDESTMWGPGHAPMAPLPNHTQDFALFSHLVSTPLAPVTPCCRDTHHHSQAEGGADENPYQRQPAKLSPILEQSPLEEKQRGGGGGECTLTAQGTIVGECVSLQGHAHSLTQHSQNHSAIGRQALAPLCGSAPPPFSDRGASSGEDLDAWHKPSWSVYQSPHAETGGRHSERETERDQVSSYLSVLPPDSTHMPRVSLSGRTSSGSDGTRSVSLARSSVAPHAPASNPDLTSSRLRPFGELEPETSSSLNVFREAEVDSAHSPLSDPEEADLLLPERSFNMTRSVSLMLENLRVQQRKSLTVPRSPGREAPMSPEPAPGFGWLRVESPVRPTEPDLDVMAESPRLTSGPGWTVYSDRHSSSVPERDVPMSPAPEPGLNWICSESPVWGREADLDVMMSPPQKSTGGRGGEGSRHLGCEDVPMSPSLTSAPPTTPVLVSDPWDEALIVSLLAGLRTPLTSHPSLSTWSCCVPSISPKLTVQMGDTSLRVDSVVGQGAFATVYQASTLNSAHRVILKVQKPSNPWEFYINGELDSRVEPRARHLYNRLHAAHLFSNGSVLLGELHTCGTLLNVINVYKSRSEKVMPPPLVLYFTVCILDMVERLHAAHVIHADIKPDNFMLGDRFLENKDLSEENLEHGLVLIDFGQSIDMTLFPDGAQFTAHCMTSGFQCTEMLSGRPWTYQTDYFGVAGTVYCMLFGSYMQVRNDGGVWKTGGVFKRNPHSDLWQEFFHVLLNVPDCNSLPSLRALRERVSAALLENYSTKLLGLKNRLVVQILESRSSRR, encoded by the exons ATGGACGTGCAGTTCTATCTACA GAGGTTTGAGTCCGGGATGAGCAGCTACACTGGAGATGATCCTCTGGACTCCTGGGATaa GTTTGTGGACTTCCTGGACTCCAGACTTCCCCCTGAGGAGAGGAGTAAGGTGTGTATGGTGCTGGAGCGCCTGGTGCAGACCTTCCTGCAGGACAAACGCTACCACAACGACCTCCGCTTCATCAACCACTGCATccgctgt gccAGTTACCAGCCGGACCCGGTGCGAGTGTACGGTCAGGTGCACGGGTGCGGTGTGGGGACGCGGTCGGCCGCTCTGTACATCGGCTGGGCTCAGCAGTGTGAGGGGCGGAGTCTAATCCTGCAGGCCGAGCAGGTCTATCAGAGAGCGCTGGAGAACCGCGCGGAACCTCACGACACCCTGCAGACCCAATACAG GTTGTTCCAGAGCAGGACAGGACGGCCTCAGACGTCTCCCTCAG CAGTCAGCACTGCTCTACAGGATTCCCAGCTGGTCAATCAGCAGCTCCGTCAGAGAGACAGCGTACAGCCTCACTGTAAG GATGTGGCAACCTCACAGGTTCTTCCAGGCAAAACCATCCACAT TATCTCGCGCTCAGAGAACCGTCCTCGGcccggcggcggcggcggcggtgcgactcagtgtgtgtccatgtacTGTGTGGGCGAGCTGGTGTGTGAGGGGGCGGAGCTGAGCTTCGAGGAGCTGAGGGCACGACACCACTTCAACAAACTCAGACAGCAGGAGCTGCAGAGGCAGCAAG aggaggtGAGGAGGAGAtatgaggaggaggagcaggacgTGGTGAGGATGAAGAGGCTGTTAGAGGAGCTGAACAGCAAACTGACTGATGAgccacag gttctCACAGGGCCACGCCTTATCCAGACCACCGACCAATCAGGAGCCGTGGGCGGGCCGTGTGTGTCCGAGGCGtctctcacacaccacacagacACCGCATTTACTCAGagactgcaacacacacacacacacagtcccgtacaccagagtgtgtgtgtgagtcgaGAGGAGGCGCTCGGTGTCAGGGCCGAGTGTACGGGTCACACTCAACAACCGGAACCTCTCGAgtg TGACGCAGACGCTCAGGAAGAAGCTGAAACACACGTGAACGCAGACG TGTCTCACGGTGGCTTTAATCACTCTCACGTCACCCCCAACACGTCCCTGGGTCTCCTCTCAGCCACGCCTTCACGTGCACTTCCCTCTCCCACCGTCAACACCAGGGAGGCCCTGG atctgATCGGGAACATGTTCCAGGGGCCGACTCTGTTCCAGGACTCGGTGTTCGACACCACACACGTCAGCACTGCTCCAGAGGAGGACAGCTTCGAGAGGAGCTGCAGGGtcaccg gttgtgCACCCCCCTCGGTGAAGGCTCCCCCCTCAGCACCATTCATGATTTATCAGGACGAAAACAACGAGAAGAAAAG cctgGACCCGGACGTGAAGCCCCAGTCTGCAGCGGTCCGTGCGCTGATGGAGATCCCGGTCTCTAAAGCCAAC GTCACACCCCTGGGGGCGGAGTCTCTTACTGATGAAAGCACGATGTGGGGTCCTGGACACGCCCCCATGGCCCCCCTCCCCAATCACACGCAGGACTTCGCTCTCTTCTCCCACCTGGTGTCCACTCCGCTCGCCCCCGTTACACCCTGCTGCAGGGACACACACCACCACAgccaag CGGAGGGCGGAGCCGACGAGAACCCGTATCAGCGCCAGCCCGCCAAACTCAG CCCCATCCTGGAGCAGAGCCCCCTGGAGGAGAAGCAGCGCGGCGGCGGCGGTGGCGAGTGCACCCTCACCGCTCAGGGGACCATCGTGGGCGAGTGCGTCAGTCTGCAGGGACACGCCCACTCTCTGACGCAGCACAGTCAGAACCACAGCGCCATCGGCAGGCAGGCGTTAGCGCCGCTCTGTGGGTCGGCTCCGCCCCCCTTTTCCGACCGGGGCGCGTCATCCGGCGAGGATCTCGACGCCTGGCACAAACCCAGCTGGAGCGTCTACCAGAGTCCACACGCGGAGACGGGAGGGAGACACAGTGAgcgcgagacagagagagaccagGTCAGCTCGTACCTGAGCGTCCTGCCGCCTGACTCCACCCACATGCCCCGGGTCAGCCTGAGCGGCAGAACCTCCTCCGGGTCCGACGGCACCCGGTCCGTCTCACTCGCTCGGAGCTCTGTCGCACCACACGCACCCGCCTCGAACCCAGACCTTACCTCCAGCAGGCTCCGCCCCTTCGGAGAGCTCGAACCCGAGACCTCCAGCAGCCTGAACGTCTTCCGCGAGGCGGAGGTTGACTCCGCCCACTCGCCGCTGTCGGACCCAGAAGAAGCGGATCTCCTCCTTCCTGAAAGGTCCTTCAACATGACCAGGTCTGTAAGTCTGATGTTGGAGAACCTACGAGTCCAGCAGCGCAAATCCCTCACGGTTCCGCGAAGCCCGGGTCGGGAAGCTCCCATGAGTCCGGAACCGGCCCCGGGGTTCGGCTGGCTCCGGGTGGAGAGTCCAGTCCGGCCTACCGAACCCGACCTGGACGTGATGGCGGAGTCGCCGCGTCTGACCTCCGGACCTGGCTGGACCGTGTACTCGGACCGGCACTCGTCCTCGGTTCCGGAGCGGGACGTTCCCATGAGTCCTGCTCCAGAACCGGGCCTGAACTGGATCTGCTCAGAGAGCCCCGTGTGGGGGAGGGAGGCGGACCTGGACGTGATGATGTCGCCACCGCAGAAGAGTacaggggggagggggggggagggATCCCGACACCTGGGGTGCGAGGACGTCCCCATGAGTCCCTCCCTGACATCGGCTCCGCCCACGACGCCAG tgttggtCTCTGACCCGTGGGATGAAGCCCTGATCGTGTCTCTCCTCGCTGGTCTGCGCACTCCTCTGACCTCTCACCCCTCCCTGAGCACCTGGTCCTGCTGTGTCCCCTCCATCAGCCCCAAACTCACTGTACAGATGg GTGACACGAGCTTGCGTGTGGACAGCGTGGTGGGTCAGGGAGCGTTCGCCACTGTCTATCAGGCCTCCACCCTGAACTCCGCCCACAGAGTCATTCTGAAG GTACAGAAGCCCTCGAACCCGTGGGAGTTTTACATCAACGGTGAGCTGGACAGTCGCGTGGAGCCGCGAGCGCGTCACCTGTACAACCGCCTGCACGCCGCTCACCTCTTCAGTAACGGCAGCGTGCTCCTGGGCGAGCTGCACACCTGCGGCACGCTGCTG AACGTGATAAACGTGTATAAGAGCCGCAGTGAGAAGGTGATGCCGCCGCCCCTCGTGCTCTACTTTACCGTGTGTATCCTCGACATGGTGGAGCGCCTGCACGCCGCGCACGTCATCCACGCCGACATCAAACCCGACAACTTCATGCTgggagacag gttccTGGAGAACAAGGACCTGAGTGAGGAGAACCTGGAGCACGGTTTGGTTCTGATTGATTTTGGTCAGAGTATCGATATGACTCTGTTCCCTGATGGAGCTCAGTTCACAGCCCACTGCATGACCTCGGGCTTCCAGTGCACAGAGATGCTCAGCGGCCGCCCCTGGACAtatcag ACGGATTACTTCGGCGTGGCCGGCACTGTGTACTGCATGCTCTTTGGCTCGTACATGCAGGTGAGGAACGACGGAGGAGTGTGGAAGACCGGTGGAGTGTTTAAgag gaACCCTCACAGTGATCTCTGGCAGGAGTTCTTCCACGTGTTATTAAATGTTCCCGATTGCAATTCTTTGCCGAGTTTGCGTGCTCTACGTGAGCGAGTGAGCGCCGCCCTGCTGGAGAACTACAGCACCAAACTGCTCGGCCTCAAGAACCGTCTGGTCGTGCAGATCCTCGAGTCCAGGAGCTCCCGCAGATAG